A single region of the Salipaludibacillus sp. LMS25 genome encodes:
- a CDS encoding DUF423 domain-containing protein produces the protein MKLFLLLGSLNGFLFVALGAFGAHALKERLEENGYVETFQTGVQYHMIHALALIGVAILTKYLSTTGLVHGAGWAFLVGIVLFSGSLYVLSLTGIRVLGAITPFGGVAFLTGWVLLFVAAWME, from the coding sequence ATGAAATTATTTCTATTATTAGGAAGCTTAAATGGTTTTTTATTTGTTGCGTTAGGGGCTTTTGGGGCCCACGCCTTAAAAGAGCGGCTGGAGGAGAACGGGTATGTAGAGACGTTCCAGACAGGTGTCCAATATCACATGATACATGCGCTTGCTTTAATAGGTGTGGCGATTCTTACAAAGTATTTATCAACTACAGGACTGGTCCACGGAGCTGGCTGGGCTTTCTTGGTGGGGATTGTGTTATTTTCAGGTAGTCTTTATGTGTTAAGTTTAACTGGAATCCGCGTATTAGGGGCTATTACACCGTTCGGTGGTGTGGCGTTCCTCACTGGCTGGGTATTATTATTTGTGGCAGCTTGGATGGAGTAA
- a CDS encoding DUF5327 family protein: MMDISAKLVLKKMDEELAKLKNALNQSPDLGNYRENAQALKTYCELLLASESATYKTAATKQLSPDDIAVKHAMYGDLEEGRRERRAHQENGKKCTTDSIYDDGDSPSSDSLFDF; encoded by the coding sequence ATGATGGACATTTCAGCGAAGCTTGTGCTGAAAAAAATGGATGAAGAACTGGCGAAATTAAAAAATGCACTTAATCAGTCTCCAGACTTAGGAAATTATCGGGAAAATGCTCAAGCGTTAAAAACGTATTGTGAGTTACTTTTAGCCTCAGAATCAGCGACATATAAGACAGCGGCGACTAAACAACTATCCCCCGACGATATAGCTGTTAAACACGCGATGTATGGTGACTTAGAGGAGGGACGCCGTGAACGAAGAGCGCATCAAGAGAACGGCAAAAAATGTACGACAGACTCGATTTATGATGATGGAGATAGCCCATCAAGTGATAGCTTATTCGACTTTTGA
- the gerQ gene encoding spore coat protein GerQ, which translates to MFSQQGSTYSSSGFGNYGADQSRQHQQPSGMTPMTSMPPMASMPYMQQPFPFQPGTPMPTPPQFAQQQFQQPFLPDQLFPGMLPIEQSYIENILRLNRGRIGTFYMTYENNEKWNAKIFKGVIEAAGRDHIIISDPQTDKRYLLLMINLDYVTFDDEIEYDYPFDGAQQQLATYPPR; encoded by the coding sequence ATGTTTTCTCAGCAAGGCTCAACTTATTCAAGCTCAGGATTCGGCAATTACGGAGCTGACCAGTCAAGGCAACACCAACAACCTAGTGGTATGACACCTATGACATCTATGCCACCTATGGCCTCTATGCCTTACATGCAGCAACCATTCCCGTTCCAACCAGGCACTCCTATGCCAACACCACCTCAATTTGCGCAGCAACAGTTTCAGCAGCCTTTCTTGCCGGATCAGTTATTTCCTGGTATGTTGCCAATAGAGCAATCGTACATTGAAAACATCCTTCGTCTTAATCGAGGGCGGATTGGCACGTTTTATATGACGTATGAAAATAACGAAAAATGGAACGCGAAAATTTTTAAAGGGGTTATTGAAGCAGCTGGTAGGGATCATATTATTATTAGTGATCCACAAACAGATAAACGTTACTTATTACTTATGATTAATTTAGACTATGTGACATTTGATGATGAGATCGAATACGATTATCCATTCGATGGTGCTCAACAACAATTAGCCACCTATCCACCACGATAA
- a CDS encoding cell wall hydrolase, with protein MAVIKARDQDIAVLARLMRAEAEGEGEAGMLSAGNVMVNRVRARCLDFEDINTIERMAFQSPGGFEAVQKGYFYQSPREREIRLARRLVQGERFTPGEFDLWFFRPDGPCPEQWWGQWNSGRYKLHCFYRPIPSECPSVYNTY; from the coding sequence GTGGCTGTTATTAAAGCACGAGATCAAGATATAGCTGTGTTAGCCCGACTTATGCGTGCTGAGGCTGAAGGTGAAGGCGAAGCAGGGATGCTAAGCGCAGGCAATGTGATGGTCAATAGAGTGAGGGCACGATGTCTTGATTTTGAAGATATTAATACAATTGAAAGAATGGCTTTTCAATCGCCAGGGGGCTTTGAGGCCGTTCAAAAAGGGTATTTTTATCAAAGTCCACGTGAAAGGGAGATTCGTCTAGCAAGAAGACTCGTACAAGGTGAACGTTTCACGCCAGGGGAATTTGACTTATGGTTTTTCCGTCCTGATGGCCCGTGTCCCGAGCAATGGTGGGGACAATGGAATTCAGGAAGATATAAACTGCATTGCTTTTATAGACCGATCCCATCTGAGTGTCCGTCTGTCTATAACACATATTAA